The following coding sequences are from one Capsicum annuum cultivar UCD-10X-F1 chromosome 3, UCD10Xv1.1, whole genome shotgun sequence window:
- the LOC107862321 gene encoding ATP synthase subunit gamma, mitochondrial, protein MAMAALRREGRRFATPLLSPNPANALRSSLVPYEEPVLSGVRCISTQVVRNRMKSVKNIQKITKAMKMVAASKLRAIQTRAENSRGLWQPFTALLGDTPSVDVKKNVIITISSDKGLCGGINSTSVKISRALHKLNSGPEKENKYVVLGEKAKAQLVRDSKKDIELIMTELQKNPLNYTQVSVIADDILKNVEFDALRIVYNKFQSVVSFLPTVSTILSPEVVEREAESGGKLGELDLYEVEGAETKGEVLQNLAEFQFSCVMFNAVLENATSEQGARMSAMDSSSRNAGDMLDRLTLTYNRTRQASITTELIEIISGASALEG, encoded by the exons ATGGCGATGGCGGCATTGAGGCGTGAAGGAAGACGTTTCGCTACACCTCTACTTTCTCCCAATCCTGCCAATGCTCTTCGTTCTTCTCTCGTTCCTTACGA GGAACCGGTTTTGTCAGGAGTTCGATGTATTTCAACTCAAGTTG TCAGAAACCGGATGAAGAGTGTTAAAAATATTCAGAAGATTACGAAGGCTATGAAGATGGTTGCTGCTTCAAAGCTTAGAGCTATTCAAACTAGAGCTGAAAATTCTCGTGGCCTATGGCAGCCATTTACTGCACTTCTTGGTGACACTCCTA GTGTTGATGTCAAGAAGAATGTTATTATTACCATTTCCTCAGACAAAGGTCTTTGTGGTGGAATCAATTCTACATCTGTCAAGATAAGCAGGGCTCTGCATAAGTTGAATTCTG GTCCtgaaaaggaaaataagtatGTTGTCTTGGGGGAAAAGGCAAAGGCTCAGCTGGTGCGAGATTCGAAAAAGGACATTGAACTGATCATGACTGAGTTGCAGAAAAATCCTCTTAACTACACACAG GTTTCTGTGATTGCAGATGACATCTTGAAGAATGTCGAATTTGATGCACTGAGGATTGTTTATAATAAATTCCAGTCAGTTGTCTCATTTTTACCAACAGTGTCCACTATTTTATCTCCAGAG GTTGTGGAGAGGGAAGCTGAATCTGGTGGAAAGCTTGGAGAGTTGGATTTATACGAAGTTGAAGGTGCTGAGACAAAGGGTGAAGTTCTTCAGAACCTCGCCGAATTTCAGTTTTCATGC GTTATGTTCAATGCAGTTCTAGAGAACGCTACTAGTGAGCAAGGAGCAAGAATGTCTGCTATGGATAGTTCAAGCAGAAATGCTGGCGACATGCTTGATCGTCTCACTCTTACTTACAACAG AACCCGTCAAGCATCTATCACCACAGAACTGATAGAGATCATATCAGGAGCATCAGCACTGGAGGGTTAA